In Leptospira stimsonii, a single window of DNA contains:
- the thiC gene encoding phosphomethylpyrimidine synthase ThiC: protein MEPTQEFQVPLKSIQLTDGTKYQCYHTEGALSGKVPSDYKNGIPKLRKTWVQKRMDRGDTNHSQMYYAKKGIITEEMRYVAIREKMSEEFVRSEIASGRAILPSNRNHPELEPMIIGKNFLVKINANIGNSALASSIEEEVEKLHWSVKWGADTVMDLSTGKNIHETREWIIRNSPVPIGTVPIYQALEKVKGKAENLNIQVFLETLEEQAEQGVDYFTIHAGVLLRYIPWTANRVTGIVSRGGSILAKWCLAHHKENFLYTHFDDILGVMKKYGVSFSLGDGLRPGSIADANDKAQFGELETLGELTKRAWAEDIQVMIEGPGHVPMHLIKENVDLQMKLCQEAPFYTLGPLVTDIAPGYDHITSAIGAAMIGWFGTAMLCYVTPKEHLGLPDKEDVKQGVIAYKIAAHAADLAKGHPGAIERDNLLSKARFEFRWEDQFALSLDPETAQSFHDETLPQDRMKTAHFCSMCGPHFCSMNLTQELRKFADEKGMDENEALQVGMEEKSKEFLEKGAEIYSAP, encoded by the coding sequence ATGGAACCTACTCAAGAATTTCAAGTCCCTCTAAAATCGATTCAACTCACCGACGGGACGAAGTATCAATGTTATCACACGGAAGGCGCGCTTTCCGGAAAAGTCCCCTCGGATTATAAGAATGGGATCCCCAAACTTCGAAAGACGTGGGTTCAAAAAAGGATGGATCGTGGAGATACGAATCATTCGCAGATGTATTACGCAAAAAAAGGGATCATCACCGAAGAGATGCGTTATGTGGCCATTCGAGAAAAGATGTCCGAAGAATTCGTTCGTTCCGAGATCGCTTCCGGGCGTGCAATTCTTCCTTCCAACCGAAATCATCCCGAGTTAGAACCTATGATCATCGGAAAGAATTTTTTGGTGAAGATCAACGCGAACATCGGAAATTCTGCTTTGGCTTCCTCCATCGAAGAAGAAGTGGAAAAACTTCATTGGTCCGTGAAATGGGGCGCCGATACGGTGATGGATCTTTCCACCGGAAAGAACATTCATGAAACGAGAGAATGGATCATCCGAAATTCTCCGGTCCCGATCGGAACCGTTCCGATCTATCAGGCTCTGGAAAAGGTGAAAGGTAAAGCAGAGAATTTGAATATTCAAGTTTTCTTAGAAACCCTCGAGGAACAGGCGGAACAGGGCGTAGACTACTTTACGATTCACGCGGGAGTTCTTCTTCGTTATATTCCTTGGACCGCGAATCGTGTGACAGGAATCGTTTCAAGAGGAGGATCGATTCTTGCGAAGTGGTGTCTTGCGCACCATAAGGAGAATTTTCTCTACACTCATTTTGACGATATTCTCGGAGTTATGAAAAAATACGGAGTTTCATTTTCACTCGGAGACGGACTTCGTCCCGGCTCCATCGCCGACGCAAACGATAAGGCTCAGTTCGGAGAATTGGAAACCCTCGGTGAATTGACAAAACGCGCTTGGGCGGAAGACATCCAAGTGATGATAGAAGGTCCGGGCCACGTTCCGATGCATCTCATCAAGGAGAATGTGGATCTTCAGATGAAACTCTGTCAAGAAGCGCCGTTTTACACGTTAGGCCCTCTTGTCACGGATATCGCTCCCGGTTACGATCATATCACTTCGGCGATCGGCGCCGCGATGATCGGATGGTTTGGGACGGCTATGCTCTGTTATGTGACTCCCAAGGAACACCTCGGTCTTCCTGACAAAGAAGACGTGAAACAAGGAGTCATCGCATATAAGATTGCGGCCCACGCGGCGGACTTGGCAAAAGGACATCCGGGTGCGATCGAAAGAGACAATCTTCTGAGCAAGGCGCGTTTTGAATTTCGTTGGGAAGATCAGTTCGCTCTTTCTCTGGATCCGGAAACCGCTCAATCGTTTCATGACGAAACCCTTCCTCAGGATCGAATGAAGACCGCTCACTTTTGCTCCATGTGTGGTCCACATTTCTGTTCCATGAATCTCACGCAGGAACTCAGAAAGTTTGCGGATGAAAAAGGGATGGACGAGAATGAGGCGCTTCAAGTCGGAATGGAAGAAAAGTCGAAGGAGTTTTTGGAAAAGGGCGCGGAGATCTACAGCGCTCCTTGA
- a CDS encoding DUF2721 domain-containing protein → MFHSSSIKTMSPLSFNTPGLLFPAISLLMLAYTNRFLGLANLARQLIAKFQEKRDPDTLSQIQNLRFRLSLIRYTQSMGILSLLSCTSCLTVLAFDLQQTAWFLFGLALLFLVASLCICLVEIHLSVRALDIEIHTLDKTD, encoded by the coding sequence ATGTTCCATTCTTCTTCTATAAAAACGATGAGTCCTCTTTCATTCAATACTCCCGGTCTTCTGTTTCCCGCAATTTCACTTCTGATGCTCGCTTATACGAATCGCTTCTTGGGATTGGCAAATCTGGCAAGACAATTGATCGCCAAGTTCCAAGAGAAAAGAGACCCCGATACTCTTTCTCAAATTCAAAATCTCCGCTTTCGTCTTTCTTTGATCCGATATACGCAGAGTATGGGAATCCTGAGTCTTCTTTCGTGCACTTCTTGCCTCACCGTCTTGGCCTTTGATCTTCAACAGACCGCTTGGTTTCTTTTCGGATTGGCCTTGTTGTTTCTCGTGGCTTCGCTTTGCATCTGTTTGGTGGAAATTCATCTTTCGGTGCGAGCATTGGATATCGAGATCCACACTCTCGATAAGACCGATTGA
- a CDS encoding YHS domain-containing (seleno)protein, producing MKKILSILIVLFGFSLGGSPINKTFWKDLAINGYDPVAYFTLGKPIEGRKEFQYRWMDADWRFSSAENLKIFKEHPDQYAPQFGGYCAYGVAFGEKVSIDPKQWKIVDGKLYLNYDHDVQILWEKDIPGWIQKARKEWESVRKK from the coding sequence ATGAAAAAAATTCTATCGATTCTAATCGTCCTTTTCGGTTTTTCACTGGGAGGGTCTCCGATCAACAAGACGTTTTGGAAAGATTTGGCGATCAACGGTTACGATCCTGTGGCTTACTTTACATTAGGAAAACCGATTGAAGGCCGGAAAGAATTCCAATATCGTTGGATGGATGCCGATTGGAGATTCTCCTCCGCTGAGAATTTAAAAATCTTCAAAGAACATCCGGATCAATATGCGCCGCAATTCGGGGGTTACTGCGCTTATGGAGTCGCATTCGGTGAGAAGGTCTCGATCGATCCGAAACAATGGAAGATTGTAGATGGAAAACTTTATCTCAACTACGATCACGACGTACAGATATTATGGGAAAAGGATATTCCGGGTTGGATCCAAAAAGCGAGGAAGGAATGGGAGTCGGTTCGAAAAAAATAA
- a CDS encoding mechanosensitive ion channel family protein: MDWNVIQTWFSKEFFLELGTSSGVFIFVLFLGYLFGDRIIPRLSGILFQNRIQNSHPLYKAGRRIIRLLFFLLASYLFLRLLKLSSSTEEFVFLSFKIISIILLTFSLVRLFSAVFETYSEMTEGLLSSASIISNVIRITLFAIGVLLILQSLGISVAPILGALGVGGLAVALGLQPTLSNLFSGLSILMGKQLKKGDYVRLQGDGLEGYVQDITWRSTTIRRFNNSTIVVPNSVMASSVFTNFDLPNKELSITIESGVSFQSDLEKVESISIEIAKDVLKQFYKTGEEKEVSFSYQRFGENSVDFRVTLPSLEFTDQFAIRHEYIKRIHSRFQKEGIELRFQLKKGT, translated from the coding sequence ATGGATTGGAATGTCATACAAACCTGGTTTTCAAAAGAATTCTTTTTGGAATTAGGAACTTCGTCGGGCGTTTTTATCTTCGTCTTATTTTTAGGTTACCTATTCGGAGATAGAATTATTCCGAGGCTTTCGGGGATTCTCTTTCAGAATAGAATCCAGAATTCACATCCGCTTTATAAGGCAGGACGAAGAATCATAAGGCTTCTCTTTTTTCTACTCGCGTCTTATCTTTTTCTACGCCTTCTAAAACTGTCTTCGAGCACGGAAGAATTCGTCTTTTTATCATTTAAGATTATCTCAATCATTCTACTCACCTTTTCCTTGGTTCGTTTATTCTCTGCCGTGTTCGAGACCTATTCGGAAATGACCGAAGGACTTCTTTCCTCCGCTTCCATCATCAGCAACGTGATCCGAATCACGTTATTCGCCATTGGAGTTCTACTGATTCTTCAATCGCTCGGAATTTCGGTCGCGCCGATTTTAGGAGCGCTCGGAGTCGGAGGTCTCGCGGTCGCGTTAGGTTTACAACCGACCTTATCTAATCTATTTTCCGGTTTGAGCATACTCATGGGAAAACAACTCAAGAAGGGTGATTACGTTCGATTACAAGGGGACGGTTTGGAAGGTTACGTGCAGGATATCACTTGGCGATCCACTACGATTCGAAGATTTAACAACAGCACGATCGTGGTTCCCAATTCGGTGATGGCTTCTTCCGTGTTTACGAACTTCGACCTTCCCAACAAGGAATTATCGATTACGATCGAATCGGGCGTTTCGTTTCAGAGCGATTTGGAAAAGGTAGAATCGATCTCGATCGAAATCGCTAAGGACGTTTTAAAACAATTCTACAAAACCGGAGAAGAAAAAGAGGTTTCCTTCAGCTATCAACGATTTGGTGAGAACTCGGTTGATTTTCGAGTCACCCTTCCTTCTTTGGAATTTACGGATCAGTTTGCCATCAGGCACGAATATATCAAACGAATCCATTCGCGATTTCAAAAAGAAGGAATCGAACTCCGGTTCCAACTAAAAAAAGGAACCTAA
- a CDS encoding fatty acid desaturase CarF family protein has product MNTELNQISKPDLSAHRIFEILGLLSFVLLSISLGYQLIHLFSSKITEHSWLFWVLPLVLLISWIGADFISGLVHFLGDSIGSEKTPILGPGFIFPFRDHHVDPKGITRHDFVETNGNNCLVSLPILIYYVFFWESSGIVSSLIALFWFFLLWGIFATNQIHKWAHQDSPAGIVRILQKYKMILGPEHHKIHHTVPYDTYFCITTGWLNPILRYIHFYEILRWILRIPPAETVRMEESTSGR; this is encoded by the coding sequence ATGAATACAGAATTGAATCAGATTTCAAAACCGGATCTTAGCGCGCATAGAATTTTCGAAATTCTCGGGCTTCTCTCCTTTGTCCTTCTTTCCATCTCCCTCGGATATCAGCTGATCCATTTGTTTTCTTCGAAGATCACGGAACATTCTTGGTTGTTCTGGGTTCTTCCTTTGGTGCTTTTGATTTCATGGATCGGAGCCGATTTTATTTCCGGTTTGGTTCATTTTTTAGGTGATAGCATCGGTTCCGAGAAAACACCGATCTTAGGTCCCGGATTTATATTTCCTTTTCGAGATCATCACGTAGATCCGAAAGGAATTACGAGACACGATTTTGTAGAAACAAACGGAAACAATTGTCTCGTGTCTCTTCCGATCTTGATTTATTACGTTTTCTTTTGGGAGTCTTCCGGAATTGTAAGTTCTCTGATCGCTTTGTTTTGGTTTTTTCTCCTCTGGGGAATTTTTGCGACCAACCAGATTCACAAATGGGCGCACCAGGATTCTCCAGCAGGGATCGTAAGAATATTACAAAAATATAAAATGATATTAGGTCCGGAGCATCACAAAATCCACCACACCGTTCCATATGATACGTATTTCTGCATAACGACCGGCTGGCTCAATCCGATTCTAAGATATATTCATTTTTACGAAATTCTAAGATGGATTTTGAGAATTCCTCCGGCGGAAACGGTTAGAATGGAAGAATCCACTTCCGGACGATGA
- a CDS encoding adenylate/guanylate cyclase domain-containing protein → MSRLLDRFTKKSKKRILWEELPNLHSDSEDPDLLIRSLISEKLALGIREIVFCLPSKEAERLKKSHDFPKLVRDLKHGGFTISSGDSDKILSGIGESSEKFFNFLKNRPQPSACLVWTGHGLAKDLELKYHDFLKHPHAVHSYNREAEPFRPSRFTIRVKLLSIVSAIIMISMSLMITMATYFFRKYSEILIQEYNLSLARLTGLQLSGRLKEATLKIQDFRPVESEKFFRANGNAVAYVRFKLRPGESVREISSLFWNLKFLKNNSVTGVPDPEALKAALEKASSRLSGTLEVLNVSSEFGFPAVAVLLPVSNGTEISGLVFSATEFLDSFLAVRQTDFFQMFVVDSSGNLIAHSNDKEAISNKDYKKHPLVETMLRSPSDNGSQRFDFEEREVLGSYQQLEVGGLGVISTLDADLAFEAVYKIRRQNLLIMISVLSVAFFVVFVFSRSLTIPIIQLLQATRKVEQGNYAVDIRPTTHDEVGVLTNSFLRMARGLEEREKIKDTFGKFVNKEIAERALSSDLKLGGENREVTVFFSDLRNFTGMSEKMKPEEVVEFLNQYFTEMVECIYLTQGIVDKFIGDAVMAHWGALVHDGNEPKNAINAALLMRRALIEFNRQGQEIGRPFTRFGCGINSGPVIVGQIGSEKKLEFTVIGDTVNLASRIEYLNKEFGTDILISESTYLQAKDYFQFVELPPVWIRGKEKPQSIYAVLGWKDDQDCPKSLEELRTLCGIPDPESPSRSLA, encoded by the coding sequence ATGTCCAGACTGCTTGATCGTTTCACAAAAAAGTCGAAGAAAAGAATTCTCTGGGAAGAACTTCCGAACTTGCACTCGGATTCGGAAGACCCGGATTTATTAATCCGAAGTCTGATTTCGGAAAAACTCGCCCTCGGAATTCGAGAGATCGTTTTTTGTCTTCCTTCGAAGGAAGCCGAACGTCTCAAAAAGTCTCACGACTTTCCTAAACTCGTTAGAGATCTAAAACACGGCGGTTTTACAATTTCTTCGGGCGATAGCGACAAAATTCTTTCCGGAATCGGAGAATCGTCCGAGAAGTTTTTCAATTTTTTAAAAAACCGACCTCAACCGTCCGCGTGTTTAGTTTGGACGGGGCACGGACTTGCAAAAGATTTAGAATTAAAATATCATGATTTTCTAAAACATCCCCATGCGGTTCATTCTTATAATCGGGAAGCGGAACCGTTTCGTCCTTCCCGGTTTACGATCCGTGTGAAGTTGCTTTCGATCGTTTCAGCGATCATCATGATCAGTATGAGTCTTATGATTACGATGGCTACATACTTCTTCCGGAAATACAGTGAAATTCTTATCCAAGAATATAACCTTTCCCTCGCGAGATTGACCGGACTTCAACTTAGCGGAAGGCTGAAAGAAGCGACCTTGAAGATCCAAGACTTTCGTCCTGTCGAATCTGAAAAATTCTTCCGTGCGAACGGAAATGCAGTCGCCTATGTTCGTTTTAAATTAAGACCCGGAGAATCCGTTCGAGAAATCAGCTCCCTTTTTTGGAATCTGAAATTCTTAAAAAATAATTCCGTCACCGGAGTCCCCGATCCAGAAGCTCTGAAAGCCGCCTTGGAAAAGGCGTCTTCTCGACTTTCTGGAACATTAGAAGTTCTGAATGTTTCTTCCGAGTTCGGTTTTCCCGCCGTTGCGGTTCTTTTGCCCGTCTCCAATGGGACAGAAATTTCGGGTTTGGTCTTTTCTGCGACGGAGTTTTTGGATTCTTTTCTCGCGGTTCGTCAAACCGATTTTTTCCAGATGTTCGTCGTGGATTCTTCCGGTAATTTGATCGCTCACTCGAACGATAAGGAGGCGATCTCTAATAAGGATTATAAAAAACATCCCCTTGTGGAAACCATGCTTCGAAGCCCGTCCGATAACGGTTCACAGCGCTTCGACTTTGAAGAAAGGGAAGTGTTGGGCTCCTATCAACAGTTGGAAGTTGGCGGCCTTGGTGTCATTTCCACGTTAGACGCCGATCTCGCCTTCGAAGCGGTATATAAGATCAGAAGACAAAATCTTTTGATCATGATTTCCGTTTTATCGGTTGCATTCTTTGTCGTTTTTGTATTTTCGCGATCGCTTACGATTCCGATCATACAACTGTTGCAGGCGACTCGCAAGGTAGAACAGGGGAACTATGCGGTCGACATTCGACCTACGACCCACGACGAAGTCGGCGTTCTTACAAACTCATTCTTGCGAATGGCGAGAGGTCTCGAGGAAAGGGAGAAGATCAAAGATACGTTCGGTAAATTCGTCAACAAGGAGATCGCAGAAAGAGCGTTGTCGTCCGATCTGAAATTGGGCGGAGAGAATCGGGAAGTCACGGTTTTCTTTTCAGACCTTCGCAATTTCACCGGGATGTCCGAAAAGATGAAACCGGAAGAAGTCGTGGAATTCTTGAATCAATATTTCACTGAGATGGTGGAATGTATTTACCTCACACAGGGAATCGTGGATAAGTTTATCGGCGACGCGGTTATGGCCCATTGGGGCGCGCTCGTTCACGACGGAAACGAACCTAAGAATGCTATCAACGCGGCCTTACTAATGCGAAGAGCTTTGATCGAGTTCAATCGGCAAGGACAAGAAATCGGACGTCCGTTTACGAGATTCGGTTGCGGAATCAATTCAGGTCCTGTGATCGTCGGTCAGATCGGTTCCGAAAAAAAATTAGAGTTCACCGTGATCGGAGATACGGTCAATCTCGCTTCCAGGATCGAATACTTAAACAAAGAATTCGGAACGGACATCTTGATTTCCGAAAGCACTTATCTTCAAGCAAAGGATTATTTTCAATTCGTGGAACTTCCTCCCGTTTGGATAAGAGGAAAGGAAAAACCGCAGAGCATTTACGCCGTTTTAGGTTGGAAGGATGATCAGGATTGTCCTAAATCCTTGGAAGAATTGCGCACGTTATGCGGCATTCCGGACCCAGAATCACCTTCCCGGTCTTTAGCATGA
- a CDS encoding SDR family oxidoreductase, whose amino-acid sequence MSETFYKDKVVWITGASSGIGEELAKEAAKRGAKIVLSARRPKELERVKKECGLTKANSLVLPLDLEDYKKLKNVPKTVIDQFGRIDVLINNGGISQRSYTYETTIDTYEKLMDVNYFGNIALSLAVLPIMRKQKSGVISSISSVAGLFGVPLRSGYSASKAALTGFYEALRAENGKEGVKVTLVYPGFIKTQISNNALKGDGTKQGKMDSIIEQGISADECARKILDAIADGKNEIIIAGFRESFATFLHKFFPGFFAKSIANAKVT is encoded by the coding sequence ATGAGCGAAACTTTTTACAAAGACAAAGTAGTATGGATCACGGGCGCTTCTTCCGGTATCGGAGAAGAACTCGCCAAGGAAGCGGCGAAACGTGGAGCAAAAATCGTCCTCTCCGCAAGAAGACCCAAAGAACTGGAAAGAGTCAAAAAGGAATGCGGACTGACCAAGGCAAACAGCCTCGTTCTTCCGTTAGATTTAGAAGATTATAAAAAACTAAAGAATGTTCCGAAAACGGTGATCGATCAGTTTGGAAGAATCGACGTTCTGATCAACAACGGCGGGATCAGCCAACGTTCTTATACCTATGAAACCACGATCGACACGTATGAAAAGCTCATGGACGTAAATTATTTCGGAAACATCGCGCTTTCGCTCGCGGTTCTTCCGATTATGAGGAAACAAAAATCGGGTGTAATTTCTTCCATCTCGAGCGTTGCCGGGCTTTTCGGAGTTCCGCTTCGAAGCGGATATAGCGCGAGTAAGGCGGCTCTTACCGGCTTTTACGAAGCCCTTCGTGCCGAAAACGGAAAGGAAGGAGTGAAGGTCACTCTGGTTTATCCCGGATTTATCAAAACTCAGATTTCAAACAACGCGCTCAAAGGCGACGGAACCAAACAAGGAAAAATGGATTCCATCATAGAACAGGGAATCTCTGCGGATGAATGTGCGAGAAAAATTTTGGATGCAATCGCAGATGGGAAAAACGAGATAATCATCGCAGGCTTTCGTGAAAGTTTCGCGACGTTCTTGCACAAGTTTTTTCCTGGATTTTTTGCAAAGTCGATCGCAAACGCAAAAGTCACCTAA
- a CDS encoding fumarylacetoacetate hydrolase family protein — translation MAKNYVRFSKKNRIKWGLVANERIQSLECGDLSTAELLEFVQKKKKVTGKKWIDVSEVSILSPITAPCQIICQGANYRQHLIESGLDPEDKNYNLFFTKSDASLFAPFGEIVRPSQVKLLDYEIELGLVFGKGFDSPLDPTSKNLEEYVAAFFMANDVSARDVQLPQLQWYKGKSYRTFCPVGPYLSVLEKGDFARYESLELNLTVNGEVRQKDRASNLVFKPLETIVELSRFCNISPGDILLTGTPSGCALRAPGKLIQALGGFLSEKKKWELFVNGQSKRTQYLKEGDVIRSTIRTSDGTIDLGEQILRVAIEKR, via the coding sequence ATGGCAAAAAATTATGTTCGGTTTAGCAAAAAGAATCGGATCAAATGGGGACTCGTTGCAAACGAGAGAATTCAATCTTTGGAATGCGGGGACCTTTCCACGGCGGAACTTTTAGAATTCGTTCAAAAGAAGAAAAAGGTTACCGGTAAAAAATGGATCGACGTCTCGGAAGTTTCGATCCTTTCTCCGATCACCGCGCCGTGCCAAATCATCTGTCAAGGTGCGAACTATCGACAACACTTGATCGAATCGGGTCTCGATCCCGAGGATAAGAATTACAATCTTTTCTTTACTAAGTCGGACGCATCCCTTTTCGCTCCGTTCGGTGAAATCGTTCGTCCGTCTCAGGTAAAACTTTTAGATTACGAGATCGAACTCGGGCTCGTTTTCGGAAAAGGATTTGATTCCCCTTTGGATCCAACTTCCAAAAATTTAGAAGAATACGTTGCGGCTTTTTTTATGGCCAACGACGTTTCCGCAAGAGACGTTCAACTTCCGCAGTTGCAATGGTATAAGGGAAAATCTTATCGAACATTTTGTCCAGTAGGCCCTTATCTTTCGGTTTTAGAAAAAGGAGACTTTGCGCGCTACGAATCCTTAGAATTGAATCTGACCGTAAACGGAGAAGTTCGGCAAAAAGATAGAGCTTCCAATCTCGTTTTTAAACCCTTGGAAACCATCGTAGAACTATCAAGATTTTGTAATATTTCTCCCGGAGATATTCTTCTGACCGGAACACCTTCGGGTTGTGCGCTTCGAGCTCCCGGGAAACTCATACAAGCTCTCGGAGGATTTCTTTCGGAAAAGAAGAAGTGGGAACTCTTTGTCAATGGACAAAGCAAACGAACTCAATATCTCAAGGAAGGAGACGTCATTCGTTCCACGATTCGAACGTCAGACGGGACGATCGATCTCGGAGAGCAGATTTTAAGAGTCGCGATCGAAAAACGTTAG
- a CDS encoding LA_0991 family prenyltransferase-like protein: MFKRTFFYWNVLSVDIVLGATACALFASTILETKMRVSFWFLLPTAVWIIYTVDHLVDGWKLGENNVNARHKFHYDNLIFLSVLTGILSILCFIFSILFLREWIVAAGLILGIFVAFHVLFSYLQLDFFWKECSVSILYTAGVWFGPILLTSKTKTEIGFPCLLFLLAALSNSFMNSYMERELDQKENVVSILRQISPRALKTSVFFLAFLGLALNFFWIEKQPKFIPEFLYYTFGYLIPAWIVYREDSFQKNQFYRILGEGFFILSILPVIVRKWILPF; the protein is encoded by the coding sequence ATTTTCAAAAGGACGTTCTTCTACTGGAACGTTTTGAGCGTCGATATCGTTTTGGGAGCGACGGCTTGCGCCCTCTTTGCATCCACGATCTTAGAAACGAAGATGCGGGTGTCGTTCTGGTTTCTCCTTCCAACGGCGGTTTGGATCATTTATACCGTAGATCACCTCGTTGACGGCTGGAAACTCGGCGAAAATAACGTCAATGCACGACACAAATTTCATTACGATAATTTGATATTCTTAAGTGTTTTGACCGGAATTTTATCGATTCTTTGTTTTATCTTTTCGATCTTATTTTTACGGGAATGGATCGTCGCCGCCGGATTGATTCTTGGAATTTTCGTCGCCTTTCACGTTCTCTTTTCCTATCTTCAACTGGACTTTTTTTGGAAGGAATGTTCCGTATCGATTCTTTATACTGCGGGAGTTTGGTTCGGCCCCATTCTTCTGACTTCAAAAACGAAAACCGAGATCGGATTTCCTTGTCTTTTATTTCTTCTCGCGGCTCTTTCCAATTCCTTTATGAATTCCTATATGGAACGAGAACTCGATCAAAAAGAAAACGTCGTGTCCATCCTTAGACAAATTTCCCCTAGGGCGCTGAAAACGTCCGTATTTTTTCTCGCATTCTTAGGTTTAGCTTTGAACTTTTTTTGGATCGAAAAACAACCGAAGTTCATTCCAGAATTCTTATATTACACTTTTGGATATCTGATTCCCGCCTGGATCGTTTATCGAGAGGATTCTTTTCAAAAAAATCAATTCTATAGAATTCTAGGGGAGGGCTTTTTCATTCTCTCGATCCTTCCCGTCATCGTCCGGAAGTGGATTCTTCCATTCTAA
- a CDS encoding alpha/beta hydrolase: MKRIVSFSVLILLLAIGYLIWNPMPVIKLVLKHTNVMNLIRKDSPLPTKEVRERHSVESIGVDGANGFWLDKKNSSNGVLIYLHGGAYIKGPFATQWKYVSNIIQKTSMAAIVVDYGMPPKFPFPKGLDGTVRLIEILQNQNLLSGRWFLLGDSAGGGLAVAVAYQLRDLHKTLPNGLILMSPWLDLSMENPDSLLTAKDDPMLAKDFLIQSAKEYAPDQDLKNPLLSPIYGNTKGLPPILLQIGTAEIFLADNRKFYENCKQNGVQIQYEEYPEAFHVFMMLNVLKEARKAIRSQVDFLQK, from the coding sequence ATGAAACGAATCGTAAGTTTTTCCGTTTTGATTCTTCTTTTAGCTATCGGATATCTGATTTGGAATCCGATGCCGGTTATAAAGCTCGTTCTCAAACATACGAACGTAATGAATCTGATTCGAAAAGATTCTCCGCTTCCAACGAAGGAAGTAAGAGAACGTCACTCCGTAGAATCGATCGGCGTCGACGGAGCCAACGGATTTTGGTTGGATAAAAAGAATTCGTCTAACGGAGTTTTGATCTATCTCCACGGCGGAGCGTATATCAAGGGACCCTTTGCCACTCAGTGGAAATACGTTTCCAACATAATACAAAAAACTTCGATGGCCGCCATCGTAGTCGATTATGGAATGCCTCCCAAGTTTCCATTTCCAAAAGGATTGGACGGAACGGTTCGTCTCATCGAAATTCTTCAGAATCAAAATTTGCTTTCCGGTCGTTGGTTTTTGTTAGGTGATAGCGCCGGCGGAGGTTTGGCGGTCGCTGTCGCTTATCAATTGAGAGATTTGCACAAAACTCTTCCAAACGGGTTGATCCTCATGTCCCCTTGGTTGGATTTGAGTATGGAGAATCCGGATTCTCTTTTGACCGCGAAAGACGATCCGATGCTGGCGAAAGATTTCCTGATCCAATCCGCAAAGGAATACGCACCCGATCAGGATCTGAAAAACCCTCTTCTTTCTCCGATTTACGGAAACACAAAAGGGCTTCCTCCGATTCTTCTTCAGATCGGAACGGCTGAAATATTTTTGGCGGATAATCGCAAGTTTTACGAGAATTGCAAACAAAACGGAGTTCAAATTCAGTACGAAGAATACCCGGAAGCGTTTCACGTCTTCATGATGCTCAACGTTTTAAAGGAAGCGAGAAAAGCGATTCGGTCTCAGGTCGATTTCCTTCAAAAATGA